One segment of Pseudoalteromonas rubra DNA contains the following:
- the ttcA gene encoding tRNA 2-thiocytidine(32) synthetase TtcA, whose amino-acid sequence MSHSQEAKQAYSLNKLQKRLRRLAGQAVGDFNMIEEGDRVMVCLSGGKDSYTLLDVLQHLQRVAPIKFDVFAINLDQKQPGFPEHILPEYLDTLGIEYKIVEEDTYSIVKDKIPEGKTTCSLCSRLRRGILYRTAKEMGATKIALGHHRDDMIETMFLNMFYGGKLKGMPPKLMSDDGQHMVIRPLAYCKEADIAQYAQSQAFPIIPCNLCGSQENLQRKHVKAMLNEWNNSHPGRVESIFTAMQNVVPSHLADHALFDFQGLQKDDIIDGGDIALDKPQFPDAPQSTVQDEDESVVQIQAIELS is encoded by the coding sequence GTGTCTCACTCACAAGAAGCAAAGCAAGCATATAGCCTTAACAAGTTGCAAAAACGCTTAAGAAGGCTGGCCGGTCAGGCTGTTGGCGATTTTAATATGATCGAAGAGGGTGACCGCGTCATGGTTTGTCTGTCTGGCGGTAAAGATAGTTATACCCTGCTGGACGTGCTACAGCACCTTCAACGTGTTGCCCCTATTAAGTTCGATGTATTCGCCATTAACCTGGATCAGAAGCAACCTGGGTTCCCTGAGCATATCTTACCCGAATATCTGGATACCCTTGGCATTGAGTATAAGATTGTAGAGGAAGATACCTATTCAATCGTAAAAGATAAGATCCCCGAGGGTAAAACCACCTGCTCGCTGTGTTCACGTCTGCGTCGTGGTATCTTATACCGCACGGCAAAGGAAATGGGAGCGACCAAAATCGCACTGGGGCATCACAGAGACGATATGATTGAAACCATGTTCCTCAACATGTTTTACGGTGGCAAGTTAAAAGGCATGCCTCCCAAGCTAATGAGTGATGATGGTCAGCATATGGTGATACGTCCTCTGGCCTATTGTAAAGAAGCGGATATCGCACAGTATGCGCAAAGCCAGGCTTTCCCCATCATTCCCTGTAATCTATGTGGCTCACAAGAAAACCTGCAGCGTAAGCATGTCAAAGCGATGCTCAACGAGTGGAATAACTCTCATCCAGGCAGAGTTGAAAGTATTTTTACGGCTATGCAAAATGTTGTTCCTTCTCATCTTGCCGATCATGCTCTGTTTGATTTCCAGGGTTTACAAAAAGACGACATCATTGATGGCGGAGACATTGCGCTCGATAAACCACAGTTCCCTGACGCGCCACAAAGCACGGTACAGGATGAGGACGAATCAGTCGTTCAGATCCAGGCTATTGAGCTTAGCTAA
- a CDS encoding methyl-accepting chemotaxis protein, giving the protein MSTKLRLLISFLLVGLLPAAFMAITSLMTASDALERQAYNQLTSIKHIKHRQIDDYFQARKADLSLIAAQWQQIASTEVHSTTAQLAHKNHALFKHFIEQKGFYDLFIIDTDGFIGYTVAQESDYKTNLRSGPYRDSGLAQLFRNALNGKQFFITDYQRYAPSNNEPAAFIGVPIQINGRTHSIIALQIAIDTINDIMQQRDGMGKTGESYLVGSDLRMRSDSYLDPTAHSVTASFAGSVARNGVDTYAVRRGLQGFSETELIIDYNGNPVLSAYMPFKFENLNWVLLSEIDKAEAFTPIYQLYWFIAIIGGIAIIAISIATWLIANSVLRPLGGEPSMMRDISERIASGDLRQDFSQDTNVTGVYGAMRQMTSYLTGVIGTISETTSQLAVTASQTSAASEQANTSLQEQHANIEQVALAISATAQSIESVAGSANQVALLSVRAEESTDAASHTLAQCVSKMSTLDQVINDSERAIKNVESGAQNIGKVIEVIQAITEQTNLLALNAAIEAARAGEHGRGFAVVADEVRQLAHKTQQSTGDIETMILELQNATTQAVDKMHQSSEVAQASISATNESAQSLQKSVTQIQEISVSAKRIAQEAQQQTSTTEEISYNIDAIKQAALDNAAGADQVASASLDLDKQSRKLKQITASFKLP; this is encoded by the coding sequence ATGTCCACCAAACTACGTTTGTTGATTTCCTTCTTGCTGGTTGGCTTACTGCCCGCCGCATTTATGGCTATCACATCCTTAATGACCGCATCCGATGCGTTGGAACGTCAAGCTTATAATCAGTTGACCTCGATCAAACATATTAAACATCGCCAAATTGACGATTACTTTCAGGCACGCAAGGCAGACCTAAGTCTGATTGCCGCACAATGGCAACAAATCGCCAGTACTGAAGTACATTCGACTACAGCTCAATTAGCGCATAAAAACCATGCTTTGTTTAAGCACTTTATTGAACAGAAAGGGTTTTATGACTTGTTCATTATAGACACTGACGGCTTCATTGGTTACACCGTCGCACAGGAGAGCGATTATAAGACCAACCTGAGATCCGGGCCCTATCGCGATTCCGGGCTTGCACAGTTATTTCGCAATGCACTCAATGGCAAACAGTTTTTTATTACTGACTACCAGCGATACGCCCCCAGCAATAATGAGCCAGCCGCCTTTATAGGTGTTCCGATCCAGATTAACGGACGGACCCACTCTATTATTGCTTTGCAAATTGCCATTGATACTATCAACGATATCATGCAACAACGCGATGGTATGGGGAAAACCGGCGAGTCTTATCTGGTTGGCTCAGATTTGAGAATGCGCTCTGATTCATATCTCGACCCCACTGCACACAGTGTGACAGCGAGCTTTGCAGGGTCAGTTGCCCGAAACGGCGTCGATACCTACGCGGTCAGACGCGGTTTACAGGGGTTTTCAGAAACTGAACTGATCATTGATTACAACGGTAACCCCGTCTTGTCTGCCTATATGCCCTTTAAGTTCGAAAATCTGAACTGGGTGTTATTGAGTGAGATTGATAAAGCTGAAGCATTTACTCCGATTTATCAGTTATATTGGTTTATTGCGATAATTGGCGGAATTGCAATTATCGCAATCAGCATTGCTACCTGGTTAATAGCCAATTCCGTGTTACGTCCACTCGGCGGGGAGCCCAGTATGATGCGTGATATCAGTGAACGTATCGCCTCAGGTGACTTGCGCCAGGATTTCAGTCAGGATACCAATGTTACGGGTGTGTATGGCGCGATGCGACAAATGACCAGTTATCTCACGGGCGTGATTGGGACTATCAGTGAGACGACTTCCCAACTTGCTGTCACAGCCAGTCAGACCAGTGCAGCCAGCGAACAAGCCAATACCAGCTTACAAGAGCAACATGCGAATATAGAGCAAGTTGCGCTCGCTATCAGTGCTACAGCTCAATCCATTGAAAGCGTTGCAGGCAGCGCTAATCAGGTTGCCCTACTCAGTGTCAGAGCAGAAGAAAGTACAGACGCAGCCAGTCATACTTTGGCGCAATGCGTTTCAAAAATGAGCACTTTGGATCAAGTGATCAATGACTCTGAGCGTGCAATTAAGAATGTAGAATCTGGCGCTCAGAATATCGGCAAGGTCATAGAAGTGATACAGGCAATTACCGAGCAAACAAACTTGCTTGCATTAAACGCCGCCATCGAAGCCGCTCGTGCCGGTGAACACGGCCGGGGCTTTGCTGTCGTTGCAGACGAAGTACGCCAGCTGGCGCACAAAACTCAGCAATCTACTGGCGATATTGAAACCATGATCCTTGAGCTGCAAAACGCAACCACACAAGCCGTTGATAAAATGCATCAATCTTCCGAAGTCGCACAGGCCTCTATCTCAGCTACGAATGAGAGTGCCCAAAGCTTGCAAAAAAGCGTCACACAGATCCAGGAGATCTCAGTAAGTGCAAAACGCATTGCGCAAGAAGCGCAGCAACAGACCTCGACAACCGAAGAGATCAGCTACAACATTGATGCCATTAAACAAGCCGCACTGGATAATGCAGCTGGGGCCGATCAGGTAGCCAGTGCAAGTCTGGATCTGGACAAACAATCGAGAAAGCTCAAACAAATTACGGCCAGCTTCAAGCTGCCATAA
- the arsJ gene encoding organoarsenical effux MFS transporter ArsJ, which translates to MLQQLSAPIKQYLVITGNYWSFTLTDGALRMLVVLYFHQLGYSPLAIASLFLLYEVFGVVTNLVGGWLGARMGLNKTMNVGLFLQIVALLMLAVDPQWLSIAYVMVAQALSGIAKDLNKMSAKSAIKLLVPKEQDGVLFKWVAILTGSKNALKGVGFFMGGLLLTQLGFQGALWFMSAMLLVTWLLSLVLLKQDLGKKKHKPKFSEMFSTSKQVNWLSGARLFLFASRDVWFVVALPVYLASVFGWDHWWVGGFIACWVIAYGLVQANAPKLLGKRRSNTQQAFIWVATLCLLPALIALALWYEWYVQISIIAGLLIFGAVFAVNSSLHSFLIVHFADEDGVSMDVGFYYMANAMGRLAGTVLSGLAYQYGGLISCLLISSVLLVLATVLTYGLQRHIR; encoded by the coding sequence GTGCTGCAGCAGTTATCAGCGCCAATAAAGCAGTACCTGGTAATTACAGGTAATTACTGGTCGTTTACCCTGACCGACGGTGCACTGAGAATGCTGGTGGTGCTCTACTTCCATCAGCTAGGTTACAGTCCGCTCGCCATTGCTTCTTTATTTTTGCTTTATGAGGTCTTTGGCGTAGTGACCAACCTGGTTGGAGGCTGGTTGGGTGCCAGAATGGGCCTGAACAAAACCATGAATGTCGGCCTGTTTTTGCAAATTGTCGCGCTGCTGATGCTGGCCGTGGACCCACAGTGGTTAAGTATTGCCTATGTTATGGTTGCGCAGGCTCTATCAGGCATTGCTAAAGACCTTAATAAGATGAGCGCTAAAAGCGCCATTAAGTTGCTGGTGCCTAAAGAGCAGGATGGTGTCTTGTTTAAGTGGGTTGCAATCCTGACCGGCTCGAAGAACGCACTCAAAGGGGTTGGCTTCTTTATGGGGGGCTTGCTGCTGACCCAGCTAGGGTTCCAGGGGGCATTGTGGTTTATGAGTGCGATGCTACTGGTAACCTGGTTGCTCAGCCTGGTACTGCTAAAGCAAGATTTGGGCAAGAAGAAGCATAAGCCTAAATTTTCAGAGATGTTTTCGACCAGCAAACAGGTCAACTGGTTATCGGGTGCAAGACTGTTTTTGTTTGCCTCCAGAGATGTTTGGTTCGTAGTGGCATTGCCGGTTTATCTGGCCAGTGTATTCGGCTGGGATCACTGGTGGGTTGGCGGGTTTATAGCTTGCTGGGTCATAGCGTATGGGCTGGTTCAGGCAAATGCGCCTAAATTGTTGGGCAAGCGGCGCTCTAATACCCAACAGGCATTTATCTGGGTGGCTACGCTTTGCTTGCTGCCTGCGCTTATTGCATTGGCGTTGTGGTATGAGTGGTATGTTCAGATTTCCATTATTGCGGGCCTGTTGATATTTGGTGCAGTATTCGCCGTGAATTCTTCTTTGCACAGTTTTTTGATAGTGCACTTTGCGGATGAAGATGGCGTATCGATGGATGTCGGATTTTACTATATGGCCAACGCCATGGGGCGCTTGGCCGGCACTGTTTTATCAGGGCTTGCATACCAGTACGGTGGCCTGATTAGTTGTTTGTTGATTTCCAGCGTTTTGCTTGTGTTAGCGACAGTACTTACCTACGGATTGCAACGCCATATCAGATGA
- the uspE gene encoding universal stress protein UspE codes for MEQIKRILTVIDPTKQQQNSLDRSISLAQKTGAKITAFLSIYDFSYEMTTMLSREEREAMREAVIKDREAWISELTSGYQNIDIETKVVWHNRPYEAIIKTVLEHEFDLVIKATHQHDTLKSVIFTPTDWHLIRKCPAPVLLVKDHAWPEKGEILAAVNAVSDDEQHQALNHRIIKDAQFLCDLANASLSLVNTYPATPVNIAIEIPEFNPSQYNEAVKKHHEEETWALAKRFGLSDSQCVIKEGLPEDVIPHIAKEKNTELVVIGTVGRTGLSAALVGNTAEHVIDSLDCDVLALKPDGYTSPLAQ; via the coding sequence ATGGAACAAATCAAACGCATTCTCACTGTCATAGACCCGACCAAACAGCAACAGAACAGCCTGGATCGTTCTATCAGTCTGGCGCAAAAAACAGGTGCCAAAATCACCGCCTTTTTATCAATTTATGACTTCTCTTATGAGATGACGACGATGTTATCGCGAGAAGAGCGTGAAGCGATGAGAGAAGCCGTGATTAAAGATCGCGAGGCCTGGATCTCAGAGCTCACCAGTGGCTATCAAAATATTGATATAGAGACCAAAGTGGTGTGGCATAACCGGCCCTATGAAGCCATCATCAAAACGGTACTCGAGCACGAGTTTGATCTCGTTATTAAAGCCACCCATCAACATGACACACTTAAGTCTGTCATTTTCACACCAACAGACTGGCACCTGATCAGAAAATGCCCGGCTCCTGTGTTACTGGTCAAAGATCATGCCTGGCCAGAAAAAGGTGAAATACTTGCAGCGGTCAATGCAGTGAGTGATGACGAGCAACATCAGGCGCTCAATCACCGTATAATCAAAGATGCACAGTTCTTATGTGACCTGGCTAACGCCTCTTTAAGCCTGGTCAACACCTACCCCGCAACCCCAGTGAATATTGCCATTGAGATACCTGAATTTAATCCGTCTCAATATAATGAGGCTGTCAAAAAGCATCACGAAGAGGAAACCTGGGCGCTGGCAAAACGTTTTGGATTGAGCGACTCACAGTGTGTGATAAAAGAGGGGCTTCCTGAGGATGTGATCCCCCATATCGCGAAAGAGAAAAATACCGAACTGGTTGTGATCGGTACCGTCGGACGAACGGGTCTAAGTGCAGCACTCGTAGGTAATACCGCAGAACACGTGATTGACAGCCTGGACTGTGACGTCCTGGCACTGAAACCGGATGGTTACACAAGCCCACTCGCACAATAA